The following proteins are co-located in the Larimichthys crocea isolate SSNF chromosome XXIV, L_crocea_2.0, whole genome shotgun sequence genome:
- the c9orf72 gene encoding guanine nucleotide exchange factor C9orf72 homolog: MSSGCPPQSPAVAKSEVAVEGECPLLAATFAYWDNILGPRVRHIWAPKGDQVMFLSDGEVTFLANHTLNGEILRSAECGAVDVKFFVLAEKGVIIVSLIFDGELKGDKNTCALSIILPQTELAFYLPLHTICVERLKHVIRKGRIWMQKGYNIISVLSLEIVPIMELLASMKTHSVPEDIDIKDTVLNDDDIGDSCHEDFLHKAISSHLQTCGCSIVVGSNPEKVNKIVRTLCLFLTPAERKCSRLCKADSSFKYDTGLFVQGLLKDSTGSFVLPFRQVLYSPYPTTHIDVDINTVKQMPPCHEHTYNQRRYMRSELSALWKTDSEEDIPPDRVIHTDETFTPDLNIFQDVMHKDTLVKSFIDEVFMLKPGLSLRSTYLAQFLLLLHRKALALLKYIEDETQKGKKPFRSLRNLKTDLDLTVEGDLNIVMAFAEKLRAGLHSFVFGKPFYTSMHERDVLMSF; this comes from the exons ATGTCTTCTGGGTGTCCACCCCAGTCCCCTGCTGTGGCAAAGTCCGAGGTAGCAGTAGAGGGAGAATGCCCGCTGCTGGCTGCCACCTTTGCCTACTGGGACAACATCCTGGGTCCACGGGTGCGCCACATCTGGGCACCAAAAGGTGACCAGGTGATGTTCCTCAGCGATGGAGAGGTCACATTTTTGGCCAATCATACACTGAATGGGGAGATTCTGCGTAGTGCCGAGTGTGGTGCCGTGGATGTGAAGTTCTTTGTTCTGGCGGAAAAGGGCGTCATCATTGTGTCTCTGATCTTCGATGGCGAGCTGAAGGGGGACAAGAACACGTGCGCTTTGTCCATCATCCTCCCTCAGACAGAGCTGGCCTTCTACCTGCCTCTACACACCATCTGTGTGGAGAGGCTGAAGCATGTCATCCGCAAAGGCCGCATTTGGATGCAGAAG GGCTACAACATTATCTCAGTGCTGAGCTTGGAGATTGTACCTATCATGGAGCTGTTGGCCTCTATGAAGACACATAGTGTGCCGGAAGATATCGAT ATAAAAGACACCGTGCTAAATGATGATGACATCGGGGACAGCTGCCACGAGGATTTCCTCCACAA GGCCATCAGCTCTCATCTACAGACTTGCGGCTGCTCAATAGTGGTTGGAAGCAACCCAGAGAAAGTAAATAAG ATCGTGCGgactctctgcctctttctcacCCCGGCCGAGAGGAAGTGCTCTCGCCTCTGCAAAGCCGACTCTTCCTTCAAATACGACACGGGCCTGTTTGTTCAGGGTCTGCTTAAG GACTCCACAGGCAGCTTCGTCCTGCCCTTCCGCCAGGTGCTCTACTCGCCTTACCCGACCACGCACATTGACGTCGACATCAACACAGTCAAGCAGATGCCGCCGTGCCACGAGCACACGTACAACCAGCGGCGCTACATGCGGTCTGAGCTAAGTGCGCTCTGGAAGACGGACAGTGAGGAGGACATTCCCCCTGACAGAGTCATCCACACAGATGAAACATTCACTCCTGACCT GAATATATTTCAAGACGTCATGCATAAAGACACTTTGGTGAAGTCATTTATAGATGAG GTGTTCATGCTGAAGCCAGGCCTGTCCCTGCGGAGCACATATCTGGCCCAGTTCCTGCTGTTACTCCACAGGAAGGCCCTCGCGCTGCTCAAGTACATCGAGGACGAAAC GCAAAAAGGGAAGAAGCCGTTTCGATCCCTCCGCAATTTGAAGACGGACCTGGACCTGACAGTAGAAGGAGACCTCAACATAGTAATGGCCTTCGCTGAGAAGCTGAGGGCAGGACTGCACTCATTTGTGTTTGGGAAGCCATTTTACACGAGCATGCATGAACGAGATGTACTCATGAGCTTTTGA